ATCGTGGTGCGAATGCTCATGGCAGACTGAACCTGTAGATTTAAGTTCTCCGGCAAGATATGATTTTGCTGCTTCTTCTGAAGGGCCTGCCGCTCCGATTATGACCTCTATGTTGTGCTGATTGAAGATGTCTATTGCTCCCCCGCCCATTCCACCTGAGATAATTACATTTACACCCATATCATTCAAATAATTAGGCAGGAATCCCGGCTTATGCCCGGGATTCGGCACGGACTCGGTTCCTACGATCTTGTCGTTCTCAGCGTTGAATACCATAAAATTCTCACAATGTCCGAAATGACCTGTAACCATACCTTTTTCACTTGCTACTGCAATTTTCATAATTACTCATTCCTCCGTAATATATCGATTTTTATTAATGGGTGGCTGCCCATAGGTTCTTATCATTTTGGACATCCTTTCCTTCTCTGATGATCAGGTGCATGGTTTCATTGAAAACTTCCTTGACAGCTCTTCCCGAGGGACAATCGATGTCGGCTATGCTCATTCCTTTATTGACAGCCTTGACTGCCATTGGGTCGAAAGGAATGCTTCCGGTATATGGTATGCCCTCAAGTTTGCAGAAATCCTTTATCCTGTTTGTATTGTCAGGGTTTGTGTCAGATTTGTTCACACAGACTGCAATTATGACCCCAAATATTCGGGCAGTTTCTATTATCCTTTGCATGTCACTGATGCCTGAAATGGATGGTTCTGCCACTATCAAGACCATATCTGCGCCGCTAAGGGAAGCTATTGCGGGGCAGCCTATCCCCGGAGAGCCGTCTACTATGGCAAAATCTGTATCTTCTGCGGACTCTTTCATCTGTTTCTTTACTTCGGAGACAAGCATTCCTGTTGTTCCGCTTCCCATTTTCAGCCGGGCCGTTGAAAATGTAACAGAACCTTCCTTAAAAAGCATGAGATCTCCCGCAACAGAAGGATGAAGCGATACTGCATTTACAGGACAAACAAATTTGCACACCCCACATCCCTCACATCCGAATGGATCAACAAAGTGAGATCTTTCATTTGCACTAATTGCATCAAATCTGCAGTTCTCCATGCATTTGCCGCAGTTTATGCAAATGTCAGGATCGATCTCAGCCTTAGGCATCCCATAATAATCTTTCCTGGATGGTGCTTTGGAATGTTTCGTTATAAGATGCAGATTAGGTGCGTCAACATCACAGTCAGCGTATGCCTGAGCTTCCGAAAGCCTGATGAAGGCACTGGCAACTGTAGTTTTTCCTGTACCGCCTTTACCGCTCAGAATTAACAGTTGCTTCATGAGGCACCTCCCTGTAGATTTTTTCCAGCAGGGAAGAGAAAAGATCCCGATATTTAGTGTTTTCTCTTGCTGCTATCTTCCCGTTTGAGTTAAGCGTGCCAAGTTCAACGTCGAAAGGGATTTTTTCCAGGATCTTTATTCGGTTTTCCTTGCAGAACTCATCTGTTGGATCGCTTTGATCAACACATTTGTTGATAACTACAGAATGCGGTTTTTCGAAGAGCCTGACCAGAGACCAGACCATCTCAAGGTTATGTCTGCCGAATATGGTAGGTTCCGCAGCCAAAAGACAGTAGTCTGCGTCTTTTATGCTTTCCATAACGATACAGGCACTTCCCGGAGGGCAGTCTATAAAGATCGGCCGATCATCTTCAAGAGATCCGCATTGAGTGAGGAGTTCCTTAATTATTGGAATTCCTGAAGCAATTCCTGTTTTCATCATTCCGGACAAAACCCGCACTCCCTCTGAATCGCCAACAGAAAGAGTTCCTACGGCTTTGTCCCGTTCTGTAAGGGCCCCCTGTGGACATACCAGCGAACACCCTCCGCAGGAGTGGCAAACATCATCAAAAATTTTCAAATTTTTGTTTATGTATGCCAAAGCGTTGAACTTACAGAATTCTACACATTTTTTACATCCGTCGCATTTATTCGGGTCGACCTGTGGTATCTTTACAGATATTTCTTTTTCGATATTCCATTGAGGTTTAAAAAAGAGATGTCCATTGGGTTCTTCGACATCACAGTCAACGTATACGGAATCTGCAGCAGTTGATGCCAGATTGACAGAAAGCAGTGTTTTCCCTGTTCCGCCCTTGCCGCTCAATATTGCAATTTTTAAATTCTTAGCCGCCATGTCCGTGAAATCCGGCATGGATCTCCTGAAGCTGTTCAAGACGTTTTTCTTTAAAATCGGCGATACTTTCAGTTATAGAAGAGTTTTCTGTTTTAAAAATCAAAATGCCGGCAGCAGTAAGCACTTCAGCCGCATTTTGCCCGCAACGCGGGGTAAGAAGTGCTGAAACTCCTGAATCTGCGACTGTCTGTGCTGCCTTTATCCCTGCTCCGCCCTGACTGGACGCAGCAGAATTATCAAGGAACTCGGCATCGTCTGTCTCTGTTTCGTAAATCACGAAGAACGGGGTCCTTCCAAAAGACTGGCAAACTGTTGAATCTATCCTTTTTTCATCTGCCGGGATAGCTATCTTCATTTTATTTCCTCCGTAACGTCAATGTTGTTTTTTTCACAGTAATCAAATATAGCGCACCTCAAAGCACTGACTCCAAGAAGAGAGCAGTGGACTTTGCTTTCAGGCAGTCCATCAAGCGCGTTCACCACATCATCCTCAGTGATATCCAATGCTTCCCTTAACGATTTTCCTTTTGCCAGCACAGAGGTGGCGCTCGAAGTTGCTATCGCCGCACAGCATCCGAATACCAAATAGCTGATATCAAAGATTACCCCGTCAGAAACTTTAAGATAAAATGTCAGCGCATCCCCGCATTCAGGATCGCCTACCGTTCCTTCCGCATCGGCATCGGGCATGTTCCTTGCGTTTTGTGGTGACATCAGATGTTCAATAACTTTGTCGGAATAAATCCTGATCCACTCCCTGCATTTAAAGATAGGCAACGCTTCAGCTGTCGCCGTGATTTCTCCTGCGGCATCCCGGACGTCCGCACCCGCTTTCCGTACCGTCGCAGAGCCTGTACTCTCCTCCGCCGATAAAGAGGACTTTGCCGTTGACGAGCGACTCTGCAAGCTTTCTCCTGGCCTCGTTGTATATTCCCTGCACGGTAGTCCTTGCAACGTTCATATTTGCGGCGCACTCTTCCTGCGTGAAGTGTTCAAGATCGATAAGCCTTATCGTCTCGTACTCGTCTACAGTCATAACGACAGAACCTCTTGTTTCGTTGCCGGGATCAAGCGGTCCGAACTGATTGGTTTCCGGCATTGAACAGACCTTTCTCCATTTCATAGGTCTTGGCATCACGGTCTCTCCTTTGTTTTCAGGGAGGGAATGCCTGATCATTCTCTCCCTGAGTATCTAATTCAGTTTATCGAGTTCTTTTTCGATAGACTCAAGTCGTCGTTGAAGCTTCGACTTCTCGTCTTCGAGCAGTTCCTTTTCTGTTTCAGGCAAAAATTGAACTGCAGCACATCCCCTGCCGAACCAGCGTCTGGAGCCTCTCCTGATGCCGCCGCCTATATAAGAGGCCTCGCCGCTTTCAAAAGCCCTTACACAGTACCCCATTCCTCTCCCTGTCATTGAGCCTCTGCCCATCGGTCCGGTCCCGTCTCCTCTTGGCATGATTATCCCTCCTTTATTATTGACATATGTCATTTATAAAATTAATTATATAACGTTTGTGACATATGTCAATAATTGTTTTCTTATTTCATATA
This portion of the Synergistaceae bacterium DZ-S4 genome encodes:
- a CDS encoding DUF134 domain-containing protein, which produces MPRPMKWRKVCSMPETNQFGPLDPGNETRGSVVMTVDEYETIRLIDLEHFTQEECAANMNVARTTVQGIYNEARRKLAESLVNGKVLFIGGGEYRLCDGTESGCGRPGCRRRNHGDS
- a CDS encoding DUF5320 domain-containing protein translates to MPRGDGTGPMGRGSMTGRGMGYCVRAFESGEASYIGGGIRRGSRRWFGRGCAAVQFLPETEKELLEDEKSKLQRRLESIEKELDKLN
- a CDS encoding iron-sulfur cluster assembly scaffold protein, giving the protein MPIFKCREWIRIYSDKVIEHLMSPQNARNMPDADAEGTVGDPECGDALTFYLKVSDGVIFDISYLVFGCCAAIATSSATSVLAKGKSLREALDITEDDVVNALDGLPESKVHCSLLGVSALRCAIFDYCEKNNIDVTEEIK
- a CDS encoding NifB/NifX family molybdenum-iron cluster-binding protein, which translates into the protein MKIAVASEKGMVTGHFGHCENFMVFNAENDKIVGTESVPNPGHKPGFLPNYLNDMGVNVIISGGMGGGAIDIFNQHNIEVIIGAAGPSEEAAKSYLAGELKSTGSVCHEHSHHDECGH
- a CDS encoding NifB/NifX family molybdenum-iron cluster-binding protein translates to MKIAIPADEKRIDSTVCQSFGRTPFFVIYETETDDAEFLDNSAASSQGGAGIKAAQTVADSGVSALLTPRCGQNAAEVLTAAGILIFKTENSSITESIADFKEKRLEQLQEIHAGFHGHGG
- a CDS encoding ATP-binding protein; amino-acid sequence: MKQLLILSGKGGTGKTTVASAFIRLSEAQAYADCDVDAPNLHLITKHSKAPSRKDYYGMPKAEIDPDICINCGKCMENCRFDAISANERSHFVDPFGCEGCGVCKFVCPVNAVSLHPSVAGDLMLFKEGSVTFSTARLKMGSGTTGMLVSEVKKQMKESAEDTDFAIVDGSPGIGCPAIASLSGADMVLIVAEPSISGISDMQRIIETARIFGVIIAVCVNKSDTNPDNTNRIKDFCKLEGIPYTGSIPFDPMAVKAVNKGMSIADIDCPSGRAVKEVFNETMHLIIREGKDVQNDKNLWAATH
- a CDS encoding ATP-binding protein, whose protein sequence is MPDFTDMAAKNLKIAILSGKGGTGKTLLSVNLASTAADSVYVDCDVEEPNGHLFFKPQWNIEKEISVKIPQVDPNKCDGCKKCVEFCKFNALAYINKNLKIFDDVCHSCGGCSLVCPQGALTERDKAVGTLSVGDSEGVRVLSGMMKTGIASGIPIIKELLTQCGSLEDDRPIFIDCPPGSACIVMESIKDADYCLLAAEPTIFGRHNLEMVWSLVRLFEKPHSVVINKCVDQSDPTDEFCKENRIKILEKIPFDVELGTLNSNGKIAARENTKYRDLFSSLLEKIYREVPHEATVNSER